The Bubalus bubalis isolate 160015118507 breed Murrah chromosome 16, NDDB_SH_1, whole genome shotgun sequence genome window below encodes:
- the LOC102396706 gene encoding 60S ribosomal protein L30-like, with protein MVAAKKTKKSLESINSRLQLVMKSGKYMLGYKQTLKMIRQGKAKLVILANNCPALRKSKIEYYAMLAKTGVHHYGGNNIELGTACGKYYRVCTLAIVDPGDSDIIRSMPEQTGEK; from the coding sequence ATGGTGGCCGCAAAAAAGACGAAAAAGTCACTGGAGTCGATCAACTCTAGGCTCCAGCTGGTTATGAAAAGTGGAAAGTACATGCTGGGGTACAAACAGACTCTGAAAATGATCAGACAAGGCAAAGCGAAACTGGTCATCCTCGCCAACAACTGCCCAGCCTTGAGGAAATCTAAAATAGAGTATTATGCCATGTTGGCCAAAACTGGTGTCCATCACTACGGTGGCAATAATATTGAATTGGGCACAGCATGTGGAAAATACTACAGAGTATGCACACTGGCTATCGTTgatccaggtgattctgatattaTTAGAAGCATGCCAGAACAGACTGGTGAAAAGTAA